A genome region from Bacillus sp. (in: firmicutes) includes the following:
- a CDS encoding antitoxin endoai, giving the protein MSESSTTTEILIRLPKQLLSELDGYAEQENVNRSEFIYRATKMYLRERKKRQIRETMRRGYMEMAKINLAIASEAIQAEYEAEHTVERLVSGG; this is encoded by the coding sequence GTGTCTGAATCCAGTACAACAACAGAAATTTTAATTCGTTTGCCTAAACAGCTACTATCAGAGCTGGATGGCTATGCAGAACAGGAAAACGTGAATCGGAGCGAGTTTATTTATCGTGCCACAAAAATGTACTTACGCGAACGTAAAAAGAGACAAATTCGTGAAACGATGAGACGCGGGTATATGGAAATGGCCAAAATCAATTTAGCCATTGCTTCCGAAGCGATTCAAGCTGAATATGAGGCAGAACACACAGTAGAACGATTAGTAAGCGGAGGATAA
- the ndoA gene encoding type II toxin-antitoxin system endoribonuclease NdoA yields the protein MIVKRGDVYFADLSPVVGSEQGGVRPVLVIQNDIGNRFSPTVIVAAITAQIQKAKLPTHVEIDAERYGFERDSVILLEQIRTIDKQRLTDKITHLDDEMMEKVDEALQISLGLIEF from the coding sequence TTGATTGTCAAGCGTGGTGACGTGTACTTCGCAGACCTATCCCCGGTGGTTGGTTCAGAGCAAGGCGGTGTCCGTCCTGTGCTAGTAATACAAAATGACATCGGTAACCGATTTAGTCCGACGGTCATAGTCGCTGCCATTACAGCGCAAATCCAAAAAGCGAAGCTGCCTACTCATGTGGAAATCGATGCAGAGCGTTACGGCTTTGAGCGAGATTCCGTTATCCTGCTAGAGCAAATCCGGACAATTGATAAACAACGTTTAACCGATAAGATTACCCATCTAGACGATGAAATGATGGAAAAAGTGGACGAAGCGTTACAAATAAGTCTTGGTCTTATCGAATTTTAA